One Spirochaeta africana DSM 8902 genomic window carries:
- a CDS encoding PP2C family protein-serine/threonine phosphatase: MKLRIVCAAAAGCILLLAGCGQDSVEVFPLQQWEYAASPTELSLEQVDELAFEPLPPEQQRSLERLIPGGDGYIWLRTGFSRPPARLTAGQDLLGLFLGRITMADITYLNGVAIGQTGRFPPEFFSEWNTFRHYTFAPELLQEQNTLLIQIYVGHEGAIVGDAYIGQTATTGFYWRLNTFVGSYLNMGISLVMLVIGLYHLWLFLKRPQERENMYFALLNIAGAIYLVNFFVTLLPGWEFWTISFTLFQRIVANAMIYVIVFASAFFVRSFLQRREPMVLQILVVLLSAVPVVMSFVLPDYQALRSMRPVMLSFALPILVYILYMLAASAVHRRRDSLVLLLGISPLLATAVADIIIHNYLHMYHMPYIGGFGFPLMILSLLFILAGRFAEARSQAEDLNINLEQKVEQRTEELQNTNRALEDTLSQLQAAQAIAAKDMQMAVRVQQSFYPSASPQLPPWQTGLVFQPASGVAGDLYDFFLEDDSLKGISLFDVSGHGISSGLVAMLAKSIIARSFQAGAGQKLPRILQNINTELIQEKGEIENYMTGVLLRLRDTTVEFVNAGHTELLLREARNSKLHRVSGGGAQGSIVGVPDLPTSYPALRFTMAPGDLLLMYSDALIESVNPQGQQYGLDGVMHTLALAGGLSAQDVADRLEADLRRFVAHDQPLKDDLTIITLRRMSQDFW; the protein is encoded by the coding sequence ATGAAGCTACGGATAGTGTGTGCAGCAGCTGCCGGTTGTATCCTGCTGCTGGCCGGATGCGGGCAGGACAGTGTCGAGGTGTTTCCACTGCAGCAGTGGGAGTATGCCGCATCCCCGACAGAACTCTCACTGGAGCAGGTCGATGAGCTGGCATTTGAACCACTGCCGCCGGAACAGCAGCGCAGTCTGGAGCGGCTGATTCCCGGGGGTGATGGCTATATCTGGCTGCGCACCGGGTTTTCCCGTCCGCCAGCACGCCTCACCGCCGGTCAGGATCTGCTGGGGCTGTTCCTGGGGCGGATCACCATGGCCGACATCACCTACCTGAACGGGGTGGCGATCGGGCAGACCGGCCGGTTTCCTCCGGAGTTCTTCAGTGAGTGGAATACCTTTCGCCACTATACCTTTGCCCCGGAGCTGCTCCAGGAGCAGAACACCCTGTTGATTCAGATCTATGTCGGCCATGAGGGGGCGATTGTCGGGGATGCCTACATCGGACAGACCGCAACGACCGGCTTCTACTGGCGGCTGAATACCTTTGTGGGCAGTTATCTGAACATGGGCATCTCTCTGGTGATGCTGGTGATCGGCCTGTATCATCTGTGGCTGTTCCTGAAGCGCCCGCAGGAGCGAGAGAATATGTATTTTGCGCTGCTGAACATCGCCGGTGCAATCTATCTGGTCAACTTTTTTGTTACCCTGCTGCCGGGTTGGGAGTTCTGGACGATCAGCTTTACCCTGTTCCAGCGGATTGTGGCCAATGCCATGATATATGTGATCGTGTTCGCCTCGGCCTTTTTTGTTCGCAGTTTTTTGCAGCGCCGTGAGCCGATGGTGCTGCAGATCCTGGTTGTGCTGCTGTCGGCAGTACCGGTGGTCATGAGCTTTGTGCTGCCGGATTATCAGGCGTTGCGCAGCATGCGCCCGGTTATGCTGAGTTTTGCCCTGCCGATCCTGGTGTATATTCTGTATATGCTTGCAGCATCGGCTGTCCACCGGCGTCGCGATTCGCTGGTGCTGCTGCTTGGAATTTCGCCCCTGCTGGCGACGGCGGTGGCAGATATCATCATCCATAACTATCTGCATATGTACCACATGCCCTACATCGGCGGGTTCGGGTTTCCGCTCATGATTCTGTCGCTGCTGTTTATTCTTGCCGGGAGATTTGCCGAGGCGCGTAGCCAGGCCGAGGATCTGAACATCAATCTGGAGCAGAAGGTAGAGCAGCGAACAGAGGAGCTGCAGAACACCAATCGGGCCCTGGAGGATACCCTCTCGCAGCTGCAGGCAGCGCAGGCAATTGCCGCCAAGGACATGCAGATGGCGGTGCGGGTGCAGCAGAGCTTTTACCCCAGTGCATCCCCGCAGCTTCCTCCCTGGCAGACCGGGCTGGTATTTCAGCCGGCATCCGGGGTGGCGGGCGATCTGTATGACTTTTTTCTGGAGGATGACAGCCTGAAAGGGATTTCCCTGTTTGATGTCTCCGGTCACGGGATATCCAGCGGGCTGGTGGCAATGCTGGCCAAATCCATTATCGCGCGCAGTTTTCAGGCGGGTGCAGGGCAGAAGCTGCCGCGGATCCTGCAGAATATCAACACAGAGCTTATCCAGGAGAAGGGCGAGATCGAGAACTATATGACCGGGGTACTGCTGCGGTTGCGGGATACAACCGTGGAATTTGTGAATGCCGGGCATACCGAGCTGCTGCTGCGCGAAGCCAGAAACAGCAAGCTGCATCGGGTCAGCGGCGGAGGCGCGCAAGGGTCGATCGTGGGAGTCCCGGATCTACCGACCTCCTATCCCGCGCTGCGATTTACCATGGCCCCGGGCGACCTGCTGCTGATGTACTCGGATGCCTTGATCGAGTCGGTAAATCCCCAGGGACAGCAGTACGGGCTGGACGGGGTAATGCATACCCTGGCGCTGGCTGGCGGCCTGTCGGCACAGGATGTCGCCGACAGACTGGAGGCTGACCTGCGCCGGTTTGTGGCGCATGATCAGCCGTTAAAGGACGATCTGACGATTATCACCCTGCGTCGCATGTCCCAGGACTTCTGGTGA
- a CDS encoding septal ring lytic transglycosylase RlpA family protein, with the protein MKMPLFACGLVCIVLSSGVVTAVAAETSAAAAEQPEIAPRLSAPRTFQPRSAAEQVLPLPDGAAAHAAAASATEGGSDDPVAVSADALPMDDPQLADHELEGIASWYGGKFQGRLTANGERFDTNEMTAAHKTLPFNSIVRVVNLNNGKQAELRINDRGPFVEGRVIDLSRAGAEAIGMSGTGIAPVRVEVLHYQQESPYRILQIGSFGDLDNAEQLVIELSNAGLSPSIESTDSGLHRVLVAQVHTDHLDETRARLAQLGYPDVLVRRVRD; encoded by the coding sequence ATGAAAATGCCTCTGTTTGCCTGCGGGCTTGTGTGTATTGTCCTGAGTTCCGGTGTAGTAACGGCCGTTGCCGCAGAAACCTCTGCAGCCGCTGCGGAGCAACCCGAGATCGCGCCACGGCTGAGCGCGCCGCGGACCTTCCAGCCTCGTTCTGCCGCCGAGCAGGTACTGCCCCTGCCGGACGGGGCGGCAGCACATGCCGCTGCCGCCTCTGCCACAGAGGGTGGGAGTGATGATCCTGTCGCCGTCTCGGCTGATGCCCTGCCGATGGATGATCCGCAGTTGGCAGACCACGAGCTGGAAGGGATTGCCTCCTGGTACGGCGGCAAGTTTCAGGGCCGTCTTACCGCAAATGGCGAACGATTCGACACCAACGAGATGACCGCGGCCCACAAAACCCTGCCGTTTAACAGCATTGTCCGGGTAGTCAATCTGAACAACGGCAAGCAGGCGGAACTGCGGATTAATGACCGCGGCCCGTTTGTCGAGGGGCGGGTAATCGATCTGAGCCGTGCCGGTGCCGAGGCTATCGGGATGTCTGGAACCGGGATTGCCCCGGTGCGGGTGGAGGTACTGCATTATCAACAGGAATCACCGTATCGCATCCTGCAGATCGGTTCCTTTGGCGACCTGGACAACGCCGAGCAGCTGGTAATCGAGCTGAGCAATGCCGGACTGAGCCCATCTATCGAGTCCACCGATTCGGGACTGCACCGGGTACTGGTTGCACAGGTTCACACCGACCATCTGGACGAAACCCGTGCCCGGCTGGCGCAGCTGGGGTACCCCGACGTACTGGTGCGCCGTGTTCGTGACTGA
- the lysS gene encoding lysine--tRNA ligase gives MSTNQQLPAPNHWADVNAHKIIRTKGEKERYTCASGITPSGTVHIGNFREIISVDLVARALQDHGRQVRFLYSWDDYDVFRKVPKNMPQQEMLQQYLRYPITRVPDPFGEHESYARHNEAVLEVQLERVGINPEYIYQAGKYQASDYAKDIRTALEHRETIRAILNEHRTTPLPDAWWPVSVFSEEDHTDEVDILSWDGEWELTYRTRSTGSEHRVDLRTTGVVKLPWRVDWPMRWAYEQVDFEPAGKEHHSAGGSFDTAREVASAVYNYEAPVTFKYDFISIKGQGGKISSSLGNVVDLADALEIYQPEIVRYLFASSRPNAEFAISFDLDVIKIYEDYDRCERIYYGVDQVKENRAQKERRIYELSQVDRLGHTVDGTPLPQPEDMPFQVPFRHLCNMLLISAGNIEQALDSFSELKPEHRDRARVRAACAWNWIQKYAPEDFRFTLKTGDEPAVVLTDDIAAAVRAVADEVEQRLHEHTEKSLQDFMYTAARSNGVEPVDLFTNMYRILIAKDAGPRLAGFIFTIGRERFLHILRSYR, from the coding sequence ATGTCGACAAACCAACAGCTGCCGGCCCCGAATCACTGGGCCGATGTTAATGCCCACAAGATTATTCGTACCAAGGGCGAGAAGGAACGCTACACCTGCGCCTCGGGGATTACCCCCTCGGGAACCGTGCATATTGGCAACTTCCGCGAGATCATATCGGTAGATCTGGTTGCCCGGGCCCTGCAGGATCATGGCCGTCAGGTCAGATTTCTCTACTCCTGGGATGATTACGACGTGTTTCGCAAGGTGCCGAAGAATATGCCGCAGCAGGAGATGCTGCAGCAGTATCTGCGCTATCCCATCACCCGGGTGCCGGATCCATTCGGCGAACATGAAAGCTATGCCCGCCACAACGAGGCGGTGCTGGAGGTGCAGCTGGAGCGGGTTGGCATCAATCCGGAGTACATCTACCAGGCCGGCAAATACCAGGCCTCCGACTATGCCAAAGATATCCGCACCGCCCTGGAGCATCGCGAGACGATCCGGGCCATCCTGAACGAGCACCGGACAACCCCGCTGCCCGATGCGTGGTGGCCGGTTTCGGTGTTCAGCGAGGAGGATCATACCGACGAGGTCGATATCCTGTCCTGGGATGGCGAGTGGGAGCTGACCTATCGCACCCGGTCAACCGGCAGTGAGCATCGTGTTGATCTGCGCACCACCGGAGTGGTCAAGCTGCCGTGGCGGGTTGACTGGCCGATGCGCTGGGCCTACGAACAGGTGGACTTTGAACCGGCTGGTAAAGAGCATCACTCGGCCGGCGGCAGCTTTGATACCGCCCGTGAGGTTGCCAGTGCGGTCTACAACTACGAGGCGCCGGTGACCTTCAAGTATGATTTTATCTCGATCAAGGGACAGGGCGGCAAGATCTCCAGCAGTCTGGGGAATGTGGTAGACCTGGCCGATGCCCTGGAGATCTACCAGCCCGAGATTGTGCGCTACCTGTTTGCCTCCAGCCGCCCCAATGCCGAGTTTGCAATCTCGTTCGATCTGGATGTTATCAAGATCTACGAGGATTACGACCGCTGCGAACGCATCTATTACGGGGTGGATCAGGTCAAGGAGAACCGTGCCCAGAAAGAGCGACGGATCTATGAGTTGTCGCAGGTCGATCGACTCGGCCACACCGTGGACGGTACCCCGCTGCCGCAGCCTGAAGACATGCCCTTCCAGGTGCCGTTTCGTCATCTCTGCAACATGCTGCTGATCAGTGCCGGCAATATCGAGCAGGCCCTGGACAGCTTCAGCGAGCTCAAACCCGAGCATCGCGATCGCGCCCGGGTGCGGGCTGCCTGCGCCTGGAACTGGATCCAGAAGTATGCCCCCGAGGATTTCCGTTTTACCCTGAAGACCGGCGATGAACCGGCGGTGGTGCTGACCGATGACATCGCCGCAGCCGTGCGTGCGGTCGCCGACGAGGTCGAGCAGCGCCTGCATGAGCACACCGAGAAATCCCTGCAGGACTTTATGTACACCGCTGCGCGATCAAACGGGGTGGAACCGGTAGATCTGTTTACCAATATGTACCGCATTCTGATTGCCAAGGATGCCGGGCCGCGTCTGGCAGGGTTTATCTTTACCATCGGCCGCGAGCGATTTCTGCATATCCTCAGGAGTTACCGATGA
- the rpiA gene encoding ribose-5-phosphate isomerase RpiA, whose translation MSESHRSADELKRLVGEYAVDHFVKSGMKVGLGTGTTAVHAVRRISERIAAGRLIDILVVPTSMQTRQLCQELLLPVRSMNDPDIDAELDIAIDGADAVDPQLALIKGGGAAHLTEKIVEYAAREFVVIVDESKLVDQLGTSVAIPLEVIPEARTTVIRRAAALGGQAVLRPAQSKIGPVITENGNMVLDVRFPDGLPIAAAELERELNSIPGVVENGLFTRPVTAVVVGMRTGQVEVKTPS comes from the coding sequence ATGAGCGAATCCCATCGATCTGCCGACGAGCTGAAGCGCCTGGTTGGTGAGTATGCCGTGGATCACTTTGTGAAATCCGGAATGAAGGTCGGGCTCGGTACCGGCACCACCGCGGTGCACGCGGTGCGCCGGATCTCCGAGCGCATCGCCGCCGGGCGCCTGATCGACATCCTGGTGGTGCCCACCAGCATGCAGACCCGGCAGCTGTGTCAGGAGCTGCTGTTGCCGGTGCGCAGCATGAACGACCCCGATATCGATGCCGAGCTTGATATTGCCATCGACGGCGCCGACGCGGTAGATCCGCAGCTGGCCCTGATCAAGGGCGGCGGCGCCGCGCATCTGACTGAAAAGATTGTCGAGTATGCTGCCCGCGAGTTTGTGGTAATAGTTGATGAATCCAAACTGGTGGATCAGCTGGGAACCAGTGTTGCCATCCCGCTGGAGGTAATCCCCGAGGCCCGTACCACCGTGATCCGCCGGGCTGCTGCCCTGGGCGGGCAGGCCGTGCTGCGCCCGGCACAGAGCAAGATCGGTCCGGTAATCACCGAGAACGGGAATATGGTGCTGGATGTCCGCTTTCCCGATGGGCTGCCGATCGCAGCGGCCGAGCTGGAACGCGAGCTGAACAGCATCCCCGGGGTGGTGGAGAACGGCCTGTTCACCCGTCCGGTCACCGCCGTAGTAGTCGGGATGCGCACCGGCCAGGTCGAGGTGAAAACCCCGAGCTGA
- a CDS encoding GTPase Era: MATEQQTPAGENSPRAVKSGVIGIIGRPSAGKSSLVNRICGYKVSIVSPYPQTTRTRIRGIYTEPRGQLLFLDTPGYHLSEKKLNQGYQEVVTESLPECDALLYIRDVTRPAGDEEAAILALVQNSGLPWVAALNKVDALTEAGDSTRPQADPAAASDGGKHAGRGRQSGGGRPRRDSPEVHAAKMAAARAAAAAAAAAPTPDPAELGWTTPGDHPPAAAVSISAETGAGVPALLEALFSVAPEGEPMYPAEYYTDQDPQFRIAEVIREQAIKRTSQEVPHAIYVDIADAEYDAASETLSVRAFLIVERESQKGIVVGKGGEKIKAIRTGALRQLKELFSYRIKLDLRVKVQPKWRQRAGTIRKITRGWEQ; this comes from the coding sequence ATGGCAACTGAACAGCAAACCCCTGCAGGGGAGAATTCCCCGCGCGCCGTCAAATCAGGCGTAATCGGCATAATCGGCCGCCCATCGGCCGGCAAATCCAGCCTGGTAAACCGCATCTGCGGCTACAAGGTATCTATTGTAAGCCCCTACCCGCAGACAACCCGAACCCGGATACGCGGGATCTATACCGAGCCAAGGGGACAGCTGCTGTTCCTGGATACTCCGGGCTATCATCTGTCCGAAAAAAAGCTGAATCAGGGCTACCAGGAGGTGGTGACCGAGTCACTGCCGGAGTGTGATGCCCTGCTGTACATCCGCGACGTCACCCGCCCGGCTGGCGACGAGGAGGCGGCGATCCTGGCGCTGGTGCAGAACTCGGGCCTTCCGTGGGTGGCAGCCCTGAACAAGGTCGATGCCCTCACTGAGGCCGGCGACAGCACCCGGCCGCAGGCGGATCCGGCAGCGGCGAGCGACGGCGGCAAACATGCCGGTCGCGGCCGGCAGTCTGGCGGGGGGCGCCCCCGACGCGACAGCCCGGAGGTCCACGCCGCCAAAATGGCTGCTGCCCGCGCAGCAGCCGCGGCGGCCGCCGCAGCCCCCACCCCCGACCCGGCCGAGCTGGGCTGGACAACCCCGGGCGACCATCCCCCGGCAGCCGCCGTAAGCATATCGGCCGAAACCGGCGCCGGGGTCCCTGCCCTGCTGGAGGCCCTGTTCAGTGTTGCCCCCGAGGGCGAGCCCATGTACCCGGCCGAGTACTACACCGATCAGGATCCGCAGTTCCGGATCGCCGAGGTTATCCGCGAGCAGGCGATCAAGCGCACCTCGCAGGAGGTGCCGCATGCTATCTATGTAGACATCGCCGACGCCGAGTATGACGCAGCCAGCGAAACCCTGAGTGTCCGTGCCTTTCTGATTGTGGAGCGCGAAAGCCAGAAAGGGATCGTGGTCGGCAAGGGGGGCGAGAAGATCAAGGCGATTCGCACCGGCGCCCTGCGCCAGCTCAAGGAGCTGTTCAGCTACCGGATCAAGCTTGATCTGCGGGTAAAGGTACAACCGAAATGGCGGCAGCGGGCGGGTACCATCCGCAAGATCACCCGGGGCTGGGAGCAATAG
- a CDS encoding ATP-dependent Clp protease proteolytic subunit, which yields MRLEDTPETTKEQPNELLVAKMMETRSILLSGEVNKELAERVVRQLLLMESASDDPIKVFIDSPGGDVDAGYAIFDMLRFVKPEVYTIGMGLVASAGALILLAAPLERRIGLPNSHYLIHQPLSGIRGNATEIEIHAREIERTKVKLNQLIADETGQPLDKVQKDTDRDYWMSAAEAQDYGLLSRIVSTRAELNLD from the coding sequence ATGCGATTAGAAGACACTCCCGAAACCACCAAAGAGCAGCCGAATGAGCTGCTGGTAGCAAAAATGATGGAAACCCGCTCGATTCTGCTGTCGGGCGAGGTGAATAAAGAGCTGGCTGAGCGTGTGGTACGCCAGCTGCTGCTGATGGAAAGCGCCTCCGACGATCCGATCAAGGTGTTTATAGATTCGCCCGGCGGGGATGTAGATGCCGGCTATGCGATCTTCGACATGCTGCGCTTTGTCAAACCCGAGGTCTACACCATCGGTATGGGGCTGGTTGCCAGTGCCGGCGCCCTGATCCTGCTGGCGGCTCCGCTGGAGCGCCGCATCGGGCTGCCCAACTCGCACTATCTTATTCATCAGCCGTTGAGCGGCATACGCGGCAACGCCACCGAGATCGAGATCCATGCCCGCGAGATCGAGCGCACCAAGGTAAAGCTGAATCAACTGATTGCCGACGAGACCGGTCAGCCGCTGGACAAGGTACAGAAAGACACCGACCGCGACTACTGGATGAGTGCCGCCGAGGCCCAGGACTACGGGCTGCTCAGCCGCATTGTCTCGACACGCGCTGAACTCAACCTGGATTGA
- a CDS encoding phosphoribosylaminoimidazolesuccinocarboxamide synthase codes for MMPGQSPDHDHSLLGSIDVPAGWHRTSGKVREALWGPDAGVLLTTDRISAYDVVLGEIPGKGAILNQLSLFWLKQTADIIPNHLVHELGPRSVVVTPCRVLPVEVIVRGYLTGSAWRAYRDGQSLSGITLPAGLQEHHRFAEPIITPSTKADAGSHDTPISREEILGLGVVDPAVWQQVETAALALYRRGSEIVAANGLVLVDTKYEFGIAPDGRLHLIDEIHTPDSSRFWFRDDLDSELQVTPGSQPRSLDKEFLRSFLRDAGFTGEGTPPSLPDDIRREVARRYRETYRLITGDEFDREVATVTEELPAIIEFLQRHR; via the coding sequence ATGATGCCCGGGCAATCACCAGACCACGATCACAGCCTTCTTGGCAGTATCGATGTGCCGGCCGGCTGGCACCGGACCAGCGGCAAGGTGCGCGAGGCGCTGTGGGGACCCGATGCCGGGGTCCTGCTCACGACCGACCGCATCTCGGCCTACGACGTGGTGCTCGGAGAGATCCCCGGCAAGGGCGCAATCCTGAACCAGCTCTCGCTGTTCTGGCTCAAGCAGACCGCCGACATCATTCCGAATCATCTGGTGCATGAACTCGGGCCGCGCAGCGTTGTCGTCACGCCCTGTCGGGTGCTGCCGGTCGAGGTCATTGTGCGCGGCTATCTGACCGGCTCGGCCTGGCGGGCCTATCGCGACGGGCAGAGCCTGTCGGGCATTACCCTTCCTGCCGGGCTGCAGGAGCACCACCGTTTTGCCGAGCCGATCATTACCCCGTCTACCAAGGCCGATGCCGGCAGCCACGACACCCCGATCTCCCGTGAAGAGATTCTCGGCCTCGGGGTGGTCGATCCCGCTGTCTGGCAGCAGGTCGAGACTGCAGCGCTGGCACTGTACCGACGCGGCAGCGAGATTGTTGCCGCCAACGGCCTGGTGCTGGTCGACACCAAGTACGAGTTCGGGATTGCCCCCGATGGCCGGCTGCACCTGATCGACGAAATCCATACCCCCGACTCCTCGCGCTTCTGGTTCCGCGACGACCTGGACAGCGAGCTGCAGGTTACCCCCGGCAGCCAGCCGCGATCGCTGGACAAGGAATTCCTGCGCAGTTTTCTGCGCGATGCCGGGTTTACCGGTGAGGGAACCCCGCCGTCGCTTCCGGATGATATCCGCCGGGAGGTGGCACGTCGATACCGGGAAACCTATCGCCTGATTACCGGAGATGAGTTCGACCGTGAGGTGGCCACCGTTACCGAAGAACTCCCTGCCATAATAGAATTCCTGCAACGCCACCGCTGA
- a CDS encoding endonuclease/exonuclease/phosphatase family protein: MKNHHWIAALLLGAAFAVCWGCTAAGCAILGFDTGRITIMTYNLHNLFDDVVDGSEYSEFCPERGGWDTASYHRRLEDFGRVIRGVRGTYGHGPDIVVLTEVENQRVVEDLRSRVLGERRYPAALATAVPGNAIQIGLLSRFPVLDVRLHAVYPTDGRRIRPILEAVLQLPDTGDELHLFACHWPSKIGGEAETEAYRLYSAGIIANRTAELAVTNPNALVMVVGDLNQTLPPDMDRCPPLQRMRDDGETVPARSMIAACFKHSGLVDYTPERRPLYVTGNPRLAATNPLVFFTPWQMTDFPGSFVFRDEWERIDHFLLGNGLAGERYQPVAFWVESRDWMLTPSGYPRGYRPSQRTGLSDHLPIVLELRAVASR, from the coding sequence ATGAAAAACCATCACTGGATAGCCGCGCTGCTGCTCGGTGCGGCGTTCGCGGTATGCTGGGGCTGTACCGCCGCCGGCTGCGCCATCCTTGGGTTCGATACCGGGCGCATAACCATCATGACCTATAACCTGCACAACCTGTTCGATGATGTCGTCGACGGCAGTGAGTACAGCGAGTTCTGCCCCGAGCGCGGCGGCTGGGACACCGCCTCGTACCACCGGCGCCTGGAAGACTTTGGCCGGGTGATCCGCGGGGTGCGCGGTACCTACGGACACGGGCCGGATATCGTGGTGCTGACCGAGGTGGAGAATCAGCGAGTGGTAGAGGACTTGCGCAGCCGGGTGCTGGGCGAGCGGCGCTATCCCGCAGCTCTGGCCACCGCCGTCCCGGGCAACGCCATCCAGATCGGGCTGCTGAGCCGGTTCCCGGTACTGGATGTCCGGCTGCATGCCGTGTATCCCACCGACGGCCGTCGCATTCGCCCGATCCTGGAGGCCGTGCTGCAGCTGCCGGATACCGGCGACGAGCTGCATCTGTTCGCCTGCCACTGGCCAAGCAAGATTGGCGGCGAGGCCGAGACCGAGGCCTACCGCCTGTACAGCGCCGGCATCATCGCCAACCGTACCGCCGAACTGGCTGTTACCAACCCGAATGCGCTGGTGATGGTGGTCGGCGATCTGAACCAGACCCTGCCGCCCGACATGGATCGCTGCCCGCCGCTGCAGCGCATGCGCGATGATGGCGAAACGGTGCCAGCCCGGTCGATGATTGCAGCCTGTTTCAAGCACAGCGGACTGGTGGACTACACCCCCGAACGACGCCCGCTGTACGTAACCGGTAATCCCCGCCTGGCGGCAACCAATCCGCTGGTATTCTTTACCCCCTGGCAGATGACCGATTTTCCCGGCAGCTTTGTATTCCGCGATGAATGGGAGCGCATCGATCACTTTCTGCTGGGAAACGGACTGGCTGGCGAGCGGTACCAGCCGGTTGCTTTCTGGGTTGAATCCCGGGACTGGATGCTGACACCATCCGGCTACCCCCGCGGCTATCGACCATCACAGCGTACCGGCCTCTCGGATCATCTGCCCATCGTGCTGGAGCTCCGCGCAGTCGCCAGCCGCTGA
- a CDS encoding uracil-DNA glycosylase family protein, whose product MSEIDQTGAGDMESAGSEMLEEGDSGLAGGGSGRSPAGSEVLEEGDSGRSPASSEVLEEGGQPDGGSPEAVALLTAARKLATVAGKLHFADPVAMTYNPLEYAWEGHADYVSRWGAGQKRVVFLGMNPGPFGMAQTGVPFGEIAAVRDWMGVRGRIGHPPQEHPKRPVQGFACPKSEVSGRRLWGLMQQRFGDAGEFFRDHFVVNYCPLIFMEASSRNRTPNQLKKPEREALFAVCDQHLQSVLMALQPEWVVGVGKFAAERAARVVQAMAGGGAGRANSTGNFAGGETYSAGDGIGGTATRGSAGDTTGAARAADGTTSGPAAAVPRVTWVLHPSPASPHANRGWAEAAVRQLVDAGVWV is encoded by the coding sequence ATGAGCGAGATCGACCAGACTGGGGCTGGTGATATGGAGAGTGCGGGCAGCGAAATGCTGGAGGAAGGCGACAGTGGTTTGGCGGGCGGCGGCAGCGGTAGATCGCCGGCGGGCAGCGAAGTGCTGGAGGAAGGCGATAGCGGTAGATCGCCGGCAAGCAGCGAAGTGCTGGAGGAAGGCGGCCAGCCAGACGGGGGTAGCCCGGAGGCCGTTGCCCTGCTGACGGCTGCCCGCAAGCTGGCAACAGTAGCCGGGAAGCTGCATTTCGCCGATCCGGTCGCCATGACCTACAACCCGCTGGAGTATGCCTGGGAGGGGCATGCCGATTATGTCTCGCGCTGGGGCGCCGGGCAAAAACGGGTGGTGTTTCTCGGCATGAATCCGGGCCCCTTCGGGATGGCTCAGACCGGGGTGCCGTTTGGCGAGATCGCTGCGGTACGGGACTGGATGGGGGTACGCGGCCGGATTGGCCACCCCCCGCAGGAGCACCCCAAGCGTCCGGTGCAGGGGTTTGCCTGCCCCAAGAGCGAGGTAAGCGGGCGGCGTTTATGGGGCCTTATGCAGCAGCGTTTCGGGGATGCCGGAGAGTTTTTCCGGGATCATTTTGTGGTAAACTACTGTCCACTGATATTCATGGAGGCAAGCAGCCGCAACCGTACCCCCAACCAGCTGAAAAAGCCGGAGCGCGAGGCGCTGTTTGCGGTGTGCGACCAGCACCTGCAGTCGGTACTGATGGCGCTGCAGCCCGAGTGGGTGGTAGGCGTCGGCAAGTTCGCCGCCGAGCGGGCCGCGCGGGTGGTGCAGGCAATGGCTGGCGGTGGCGCGGGCAGAGCGAACAGTACAGGTAATTTCGCGGGCGGTGAAACGTACAGCGCGGGCGATGGAATTGGCGGCACCGCGACGCGCGGGTCGGCCGGCGATACAACTGGCGCAGCCAGAGCGGCAGACGGGACCACCAGCGGTCCGGCGGCGGCAGTGCCGCGGGTAACCTGGGTGCTGCACCCCAGCCCGGCCAGCCCGCATGCCAATCGCGGCTGGGCCGAGGCGGCGGTCCGGCAGCTTGTCGATGCCGGTGTGTGGGTGTAG